In Vicinamibacteria bacterium, a single genomic region encodes these proteins:
- a CDS encoding FHA domain-containing protein, whose protein sequence is MADHKRPSLTVLGGPLAGTRFVLDEGAQSISVGSDPSSDFRLVLPGVSPLHARLVIDATGVTIHDVGSVRGVHVNDSRVSEPVPLRNGDIVWLGTPGEADVVMLQCILPRAPAQPPAPPPIPLPPPEHSAESETLALGPEALAAPEALVAPETHGESPFLEVGPEVEASSHAESAEPAASPTEPEFLAEESAGATSPEEPARFEPDSIPEPAAYPATFFEDETAETLVEAPPAAAPEENEPTLLMEATEVTPEVEPTVELNGAPLEPTMALNPAHEALGEATLPAIPRPAPPPHVEVEAPARAPRPPSAPHAPRPSAPPASSTPTPRVSPTAKPIALKKEAPPSPRPRPHPAGSPAAPAVPARGKASSRTGLYAALGLGVVAVVGGGLFVARRFLPVPGQSPGVVQTPSPASQIPNPTLPPLPPPPTTVAVEPTPRPTVEEAITIVKPTPPPTLATPAPPTPSASPKKAGPTPGPAATATGPSADALRAQQTAAQVASLQAQADSALASRQYDAAIGALDDVLRLDPGNAKAAGDRTNAIALRDAARKKFVPGRTVVKTEKAQDGLAGFDGAAVQKAPDFLGRIEFEMNPASGIRPNDNYSLKFYLVNDGKKAIRVGAISVTTAVNGTGSGAPFASKVRDVEPQQRALLGEVSASWKDGTTSWSTEVLVTANKGDSLKNQITWR, encoded by the coding sequence ATGGCGGACCATAAGCGACCGTCCCTCACCGTCCTTGGTGGTCCGCTGGCCGGCACGCGGTTCGTCCTCGACGAGGGAGCCCAGAGCATTTCGGTGGGCTCCGATCCGTCATCGGACTTCCGGCTGGTTCTCCCCGGTGTGAGCCCCCTCCACGCCCGCCTGGTCATCGATGCGACGGGCGTTACCATCCACGATGTGGGCAGCGTGCGCGGGGTCCACGTGAACGACAGCCGCGTCAGCGAGCCCGTACCCCTGCGCAACGGCGACATCGTCTGGCTGGGCACCCCCGGCGAGGCCGACGTGGTGATGCTCCAATGCATCCTGCCCCGTGCGCCCGCGCAGCCGCCGGCCCCCCCCCCAATCCCCCTGCCCCCCCCGGAGCACTCGGCCGAGAGCGAGACCCTGGCCCTGGGGCCGGAGGCGCTGGCCGCCCCCGAGGCTCTGGTCGCCCCGGAGACGCATGGGGAGTCGCCGTTCCTCGAGGTCGGGCCAGAGGTAGAGGCTTCGTCACACGCCGAAAGCGCGGAGCCCGCCGCGTCGCCGACGGAGCCCGAATTTCTAGCGGAGGAGTCGGCCGGGGCTACCTCCCCCGAGGAACCAGCGCGATTCGAGCCGGACTCGATCCCCGAGCCGGCCGCGTACCCGGCTACGTTCTTTGAGGACGAGACGGCGGAGACCCTGGTCGAGGCTCCGCCGGCGGCGGCCCCGGAGGAAAACGAGCCCACCCTCCTCATGGAGGCCACGGAAGTCACGCCCGAGGTGGAGCCGACCGTCGAGTTGAACGGGGCGCCTCTGGAGCCAACGATGGCCCTCAACCCCGCGCACGAGGCACTGGGCGAGGCCACCCTCCCCGCGATCCCACGACCCGCCCCCCCGCCCCATGTGGAAGTTGAGGCCCCAGCACGGGCTCCGCGCCCGCCGAGCGCCCCCCATGCCCCCCGTCCGAGCGCGCCACCGGCCTCCAGCACCCCGACACCCCGAGTGAGTCCGACGGCAAAGCCCATCGCCCTCAAGAAGGAGGCTCCCCCGAGCCCGCGCCCGCGGCCTCACCCGGCGGGGTCTCCGGCCGCGCCCGCGGTCCCCGCCCGCGGCAAGGCTTCCTCGCGGACCGGCCTTTACGCCGCTCTCGGCCTTGGCGTCGTCGCCGTCGTGGGCGGCGGGCTCTTCGTGGCCCGGCGCTTCTTACCGGTGCCGGGCCAATCCCCCGGAGTCGTCCAAACACCCTCTCCGGCCTCACAGATCCCGAATCCGACCCTGCCTCCGCTTCCGCCCCCGCCCACCACGGTGGCGGTCGAGCCCACCCCTCGTCCCACCGTCGAAGAAGCGATCACGATCGTCAAGCCGACGCCGCCGCCCACCCTCGCGACGCCCGCCCCTCCCACCCCCTCGGCCTCCCCCAAGAAGGCGGGGCCGACGCCCGGTCCTGCCGCCACTGCCACAGGGCCCTCCGCGGACGCGCTCCGCGCCCAGCAGACCGCGGCCCAGGTGGCCAGCCTCCAGGCGCAGGCGGACAGCGCGCTCGCCTCCCGCCAGTACGACGCCGCCATCGGCGCCCTGGACGACGTCTTGAGGCTCGACCCGGGCAACGCCAAGGCCGCGGGCGATCGGACGAATGCGATCGCCCTCCGCGACGCCGCCCGGAAAAAGTTCGTCCCCGGCCGGACGGTGGTCAAGACGGAGAAGGCCCAGGACGGGCTGGCCGGCTTCGACGGGGCGGCCGTCCAGAAGGCCCCCGACTTCCTGGGCCGGATCGAGTTCGAGATGAACCCGGCCTCGGGCATTCGCCCCAACGACAACTACAGCCTGAAGTTCTACCTCGTGAACGATGGGAAGAAGGCGATCCGGGTTGGGGCCATCAGCGTCACCACCGCCGTGAACGGCACGGGGTCAGGAGCGCCGTTCGCCTCCAAGGTGCGGGATGTGGAACCGCAGCAGCGGGCCCTGCTCGGGGAGGTCTCCGCATCCTGGAAGGACGGCACGACCTCCTGGTCGACCGAGGTCCTCGTCACCGCCAACAAGGGCGACAGCCTGAAGAACCAAATCACCTGGCGCTGA
- a CDS encoding sulfatase gives MPGTLTLPGLWVAYAAGATLGLASAALEWLLGGRLIPPEAAAAYGIFGGFTASGLRWALGFRFGPGPARTGALSAVGAFGSLYLVYFVNVKILPSEPYYSVRSILADLVVLAAIVAAAVLVAHSRRAQKARERWGRPMVFLGFALLLGCSSVLVARWPHAQPAVVRGGNGPDLLLVVLDSARRDRFGLYGSVRPTSPAIDSLAPRARIFDAAYAASSWTVPSVSEILGLGLVERTQVRTLPEQLAGLGYVTACFTDNPHMRRESSLMRGFDRVERSVGEWRRVLQGTIVSEFIERLDPGDDQRLADRALAWARQQKGPFFLYVQLMDSHTPYRRPPIDGKRRNGRRIEFPRAGMEMTEEETEDVVARYEAGIHSADAAAGRLVTALTSRGRSALAAVTSDHGESLGESGRWFHGGTLAPELLAIPLLLVGEGVSPGRIATPEGHEAIRPTFLAAAGAPCPDCSGPDLRVAVGDGIIEGALPPHLVYRLTKRFKLVIDNREGVRSLFDLRGDPQESKDIARQRPQITESLAVGLALNGGERERAPIPAELRERLNSLGYAQ, from the coding sequence GTGCCCGGTACCCTCACCCTTCCAGGCCTCTGGGTGGCTTACGCGGCGGGGGCGACGCTGGGCCTCGCGTCCGCTGCTTTGGAATGGCTGCTGGGCGGGCGACTCATACCCCCGGAGGCCGCGGCGGCGTACGGGATCTTCGGCGGTTTCACCGCCAGCGGGCTGCGCTGGGCTTTGGGTTTTCGCTTCGGCCCCGGGCCCGCCCGCACAGGGGCCCTCTCCGCGGTCGGTGCCTTCGGCTCGCTCTATCTAGTCTATTTCGTGAATGTCAAGATCCTCCCCAGTGAGCCTTACTACTCTGTGCGCAGCATCTTGGCGGATCTTGTGGTTCTCGCCGCAATCGTGGCCGCGGCGGTCTTGGTGGCGCACTCTCGCCGGGCCCAGAAAGCGCGCGAGCGGTGGGGTCGCCCGATGGTGTTTTTGGGGTTCGCCCTGCTTCTGGGGTGTTCGTCGGTTCTAGTGGCCCGTTGGCCGCATGCGCAGCCCGCAGTGGTAAGGGGAGGCAATGGCCCGGACCTGCTGCTCGTTGTTCTCGATTCGGCGAGACGGGACCGGTTCGGTCTCTATGGGAGCGTTCGCCCTACCTCCCCCGCAATCGACAGCCTGGCTCCCCGCGCGCGCATTTTTGACGCGGCCTACGCGGCGTCCTCTTGGACCGTGCCTTCCGTCTCCGAGATCCTCGGTCTCGGCTTGGTGGAGCGAACCCAGGTCCGAACCTTGCCCGAACAGCTTGCCGGCCTGGGCTACGTGACCGCCTGCTTCACCGACAATCCCCACATGAGGCGAGAGAGCTCATTGATGCGCGGGTTCGACCGGGTGGAGCGGAGCGTAGGGGAGTGGCGGCGGGTTCTTCAGGGCACAATCGTCAGTGAATTCATCGAAAGGCTGGACCCCGGGGATGACCAACGGCTGGCCGATCGGGCACTGGCGTGGGCCCGTCAACAGAAGGGTCCGTTTTTTCTTTACGTGCAATTGATGGATTCGCACACCCCCTATCGCCGACCTCCCATTGACGGCAAGCGGCGCAATGGCCGCCGCATCGAGTTCCCGCGCGCCGGCATGGAGATGACCGAGGAAGAGACGGAGGACGTGGTGGCCCGCTACGAGGCCGGCATCCACAGCGCAGATGCAGCGGCGGGACGCCTGGTCACGGCCCTCACGTCCCGGGGACGATCTGCACTCGCTGCGGTGACATCCGACCACGGGGAGAGCCTCGGGGAGTCAGGTCGGTGGTTTCACGGCGGAACCCTAGCTCCGGAGCTCTTGGCCATTCCTTTGCTGCTGGTAGGCGAAGGCGTGTCTCCAGGGCGAATCGCCACTCCCGAGGGGCATGAAGCTATCCGTCCGACCTTCTTGGCCGCGGCGGGCGCTCCTTGCCCGGACTGCTCCGGCCCCGACCTTCGGGTGGCGGTCGGAGACGGCATCATCGAGGGTGCGCTGCCCCCCCACCTCGTCTACCGCCTCACGAAGCGGTTCAAGCTGGTGATCGACAACCGGGAAGGGGTCAGGTCGCTCTTCGATCTGCGAGGCGATCCCCAAGAATCGAAGGACATCGCCCGCCAGCGTCCGCAAATCACAGAGAGCCTGGCCGTGGGCCTCGCTTTGAATGGCGGGGAGCGCGAGCGCGCTCCGATCCCAGCCGAACTCCGAGAGAGGCTAAACTCCCTCGGGTACGCACAGTAG
- a CDS encoding acyltransferase: MPQLDALRAVAVFLVLVWHWWPHGGTVNAINNGRIGVVFFFVLSGFLISRILLEQRIAAKQTGVSRLQVLGAFFVRRALRILPIYYVTILLLTLLPWTPESWWKNLGYFATYTANVRFWQQGWSFGAHLWTLSVEEQYYLAWPLVLLFVNLRLLPALLCLIVAAAPLCRFLGAGHELVYVLTPCCLDSFGLGAALAYMWVCRPLNERHFHYAAAGLTGVLALLTACGRAGPRVVWEPLLLSLAGVLLVGKTARGFTGPVGRLLQLKPITHAGKISYGIYLFHPFVGYYYERLHAHAAAFDWRLPFGRRLLVPHFGPEVMFVLYTLLSFALAALSWSTFERPINDLRRRFGYLGKHEPLPHA, translated from the coding sequence ATGCCGCAATTGGATGCGCTTCGGGCCGTGGCCGTATTCCTGGTTCTCGTGTGGCATTGGTGGCCGCACGGCGGCACCGTGAATGCGATCAACAACGGTCGGATAGGTGTTGTCTTTTTCTTCGTGCTCAGCGGTTTCCTGATCAGCCGGATACTCCTTGAGCAACGCATCGCCGCCAAGCAAACCGGGGTGTCACGTCTTCAAGTGCTGGGTGCTTTTTTCGTACGCCGGGCCCTTCGCATCCTTCCCATCTACTACGTGACTATCCTTTTGCTGACTCTGCTGCCATGGACACCAGAGTCGTGGTGGAAGAACCTCGGCTACTTTGCGACTTATACCGCCAACGTTCGGTTCTGGCAGCAGGGTTGGTCGTTCGGTGCTCACCTCTGGACGCTCTCCGTCGAGGAGCAGTACTACTTGGCCTGGCCCTTGGTACTCCTCTTTGTCAACCTCCGCCTGCTACCCGCTCTTCTCTGCTTGATCGTGGCGGCCGCTCCTCTCTGCCGCTTCCTCGGAGCGGGCCACGAGCTCGTCTACGTTCTCACTCCGTGCTGCCTAGACAGCTTCGGCCTGGGGGCCGCGCTTGCCTATATGTGGGTGTGCCGCCCCCTGAACGAGAGGCACTTCCACTACGCGGCCGCCGGTCTGACGGGCGTGTTGGCACTTCTCACGGCCTGCGGGCGGGCGGGTCCAAGGGTTGTTTGGGAACCGCTCCTCCTCTCTCTGGCCGGTGTTCTGTTGGTTGGCAAGACAGCGCGGGGCTTCACGGGGCCGGTTGGCCGACTTCTGCAGTTGAAACCGATCACTCACGCCGGAAAGATCAGCTACGGTATCTACCTATTTCATCCGTTCGTCGGCTACTACTACGAGAGGCTGCATGCGCATGCCGCGGCCTTTGACTGGAGGTTGCCATTCGGGAGGCGGCTTCTTGTGCCACACTTTGGCCCGGAAGTGATGTTTGTTCTCTACACGCTGCTCAGCTTTGCTCTGGCCGCGCTCTCATGGTCGACGTTCGAGAGGCCGATCAACGATCTTCGACGACGGTTTGGGTACCTTGGCAAGCACGAGCCCCTGCCTCATGCCTGA
- a CDS encoding polysaccharide biosynthesis/export family protein, whose translation MRHLFGLALAVVCTWAVFADEYEIGAGDVLQVTVLGQAEMTGNFAVDTEGLLTFPVLGKVKASQMSTRELERKLTTLLADGYIRRPQVTVTVHEYRSQKVFVTGEVQRPGPYALKADRSLLALLGDIGPLTPNAGHEVVVMRPPPGAAGPVIPLPPAPPGGESSGSPDALTPPVAGSALEVPGADVFHISLQELQSGNPERNILLQAGDNVYIPRAAQVYITGSVVHPGPYRFQEGTTLLQALTVAGGVTERGSAKRVKVIRTVAGKKQEVKLQLSDLVQPEDTIVVPERFF comes from the coding sequence ATGCGTCATTTGTTCGGGCTTGCCCTCGCCGTCGTGTGCACCTGGGCCGTGTTCGCCGACGAGTACGAGATCGGCGCCGGGGATGTGCTTCAAGTGACGGTGCTGGGCCAGGCCGAGATGACCGGCAACTTCGCCGTGGACACAGAGGGATTGCTGACCTTCCCCGTCCTGGGCAAGGTGAAGGCGTCCCAGATGTCGACCCGGGAATTGGAGCGAAAGCTTACGACGCTCCTCGCCGACGGGTACATCAGGCGCCCGCAGGTCACGGTCACGGTGCACGAATACCGCAGCCAGAAGGTGTTCGTCACGGGAGAGGTTCAGCGGCCGGGGCCATACGCTCTCAAGGCCGACCGGTCTCTGCTGGCTCTCCTCGGGGACATCGGCCCCTTGACCCCCAACGCCGGCCACGAAGTCGTCGTGATGCGTCCTCCGCCCGGTGCCGCGGGGCCCGTCATCCCGCTCCCCCCCGCTCCGCCGGGAGGTGAGAGCTCGGGCTCTCCGGATGCCCTCACCCCTCCCGTCGCGGGTTCAGCCCTGGAGGTTCCGGGTGCTGACGTCTTCCACATCAGCCTGCAGGAGCTTCAATCAGGAAACCCGGAACGCAACATTCTGCTCCAGGCGGGCGACAACGTGTACATACCGCGGGCGGCGCAGGTCTACATCACGGGCAGCGTCGTCCACCCCGGACCCTATCGATTCCAAGAGGGAACGACGCTTCTCCAGGCCCTGACCGTGGCGGGGGGCGTTACGGAGCGGGGTTCGGCGAAGCGGGTCAAAGTCATCCGCACCGTGGCGGGTAAGAAGCAGGAGGTCAAGCTGCAGTTGAGCGACCTCGTGCAGCCCGAAGACACGATCGTGGTGCCCGAGCGCTTCTTCTAG
- a CDS encoding methyltransferase domain-containing protein, with translation MNSLERWLLAQLHERQYWEQEATGIAGGQIADPTWYKDRARSFLQILETLTGGEPAAALGHRVVEVGSGPVGIVAFIQAPDRHAIDPLGDYYGAQPEFATFRDRAVTYTTARGEDLPFEDGSVDTLISENALDHVELPRRVVAEFARVLRPGGRLFLRVEVYLPVGAAIHWTLARTRLDPLHPHTFTPRSVVRMLAGMDWAPLYQELSEYAVARRKGLASPSRRGRLLALMGMNAIIQTLVVQKR, from the coding sequence TTGAATTCGCTCGAGCGCTGGCTCTTGGCACAGCTGCACGAAAGGCAGTATTGGGAGCAGGAGGCGACGGGAATTGCCGGGGGCCAGATCGCAGACCCCACCTGGTACAAGGATCGCGCGCGAAGCTTCCTCCAGATCCTGGAGACGCTAACCGGAGGCGAGCCTGCCGCTGCCTTGGGTCACCGGGTCGTCGAAGTTGGCAGCGGCCCGGTTGGAATCGTGGCCTTCATTCAAGCCCCCGATCGACACGCAATCGATCCCCTGGGCGATTACTACGGGGCGCAACCGGAGTTCGCGACGTTCCGGGACCGGGCCGTGACTTACACGACTGCCCGAGGCGAGGACTTGCCTTTCGAGGACGGGTCGGTCGACACCCTCATCTCCGAGAACGCCCTTGACCACGTCGAGCTTCCACGCCGTGTCGTCGCAGAGTTTGCGCGGGTCCTGAGACCTGGAGGGCGACTTTTCCTTCGGGTTGAGGTTTATCTCCCGGTTGGCGCCGCCATCCACTGGACTCTGGCGCGTACCCGTCTTGACCCCCTGCACCCGCACACCTTCACGCCTAGAAGCGTAGTGAGAATGCTTGCGGGGATGGATTGGGCCCCGCTCTATCAGGAGCTGAGCGAGTACGCGGTCGCTCGGCGGAAGGGTTTGGCATCACCCTCACGGCGGGGACGCCTTCTTGCCCTCATGGGCATGAATGCGATCATTCAGACGTTGGTGGTGCAGAAGCGGTGA
- a CDS encoding polysaccharide biosynthesis tyrosine autokinase — translation MNEQVVLQDARRYLAMIHKRRGILITCLALSLVVAVLYNYTTRPVYQATAQVLIDRDTPNVLPNKELVDVVQAGADYYQTQYQLLRGRMLAQKVVERLGMQKGAEFQTGPLMTPWERFQRRFLGKLPAATLDSDGMLLSPAVAAFRSRVTVEPVPGSRLVNLRFTAYDPDLAAQAVNALAQLYIEQSLEFRFTTSTEATGWLGDRLKEQQLKADLAEKALQQYREKEGLVNLEEKQSLVEQKLSALNAAMLNARTERITKETVYNQMRNLGSSLETFPLVLGSPVVQNLKTQLADLQKDQARLSETLGDKHPDMIKVRNQIRATEEKLRNEMHNVVRAAETDYRTAGQQEANLQASLEVVKREALEVNRKAIEFGVLKREVESNQQLYKELLNRNKQTGLETELKTTNIRVVEKAEVPRAPISPQRMRNYELAVLIGLALGIGLTVLFEHLDNTLKTPEDVKEHLGLPFLGMVPDVGARPTAAGTPRASPLILKNPQSAVAESYRVLRTNLIFSSAETTGRALVVSSANPGEGKTTTVANLASSLALNGARVLAVDADLRRPTMHQHFGIAKTPGLTDLIVGKCQASQAIQATRFKGLQVLPCGYVPPNPAELLGSPAMKHVVEALKSHYDWVLIDTPPILAMADTPVLCPLVEGVILVVGAEVSGRPTLQRAVDQILNVGGKITGVVLNKVNLERNSYYYGQYYGEYYRAYYAEGSSRQMRAAGDEPRPGPRPVRRS, via the coding sequence ATGAACGAACAGGTGGTCCTCCAGGACGCTCGCCGCTACCTGGCGATGATCCACAAGCGTCGAGGGATCTTGATCACCTGCCTGGCCCTAAGCTTGGTCGTCGCCGTCCTCTATAACTACACCACGCGCCCCGTTTACCAAGCTACGGCCCAAGTTCTCATCGACCGCGACACGCCCAACGTCCTCCCCAACAAGGAATTGGTCGACGTCGTGCAAGCGGGCGCGGACTACTACCAGACGCAGTACCAACTCCTGCGCGGCCGCATGCTGGCCCAGAAAGTAGTGGAACGACTGGGCATGCAGAAGGGTGCCGAGTTCCAAACCGGTCCCTTGATGACGCCCTGGGAGCGCTTCCAACGACGCTTCCTGGGAAAACTGCCCGCCGCGACCCTGGACAGCGACGGCATGCTGCTCTCGCCCGCGGTAGCGGCCTTCCGGTCCCGGGTCACGGTCGAGCCGGTCCCGGGCAGTCGCTTGGTCAACCTGCGCTTCACCGCGTACGACCCGGACCTCGCCGCCCAGGCCGTCAACGCCCTGGCCCAGCTCTATATCGAGCAATCCCTGGAGTTTCGGTTCACCACCTCTACCGAAGCCACGGGCTGGCTCGGAGACCGCCTCAAGGAACAGCAACTGAAGGCGGATCTCGCGGAGAAGGCCCTCCAGCAGTACCGCGAGAAAGAGGGCCTCGTCAATCTCGAGGAGAAGCAGAGCCTCGTCGAACAGAAACTATCCGCCTTGAACGCGGCCATGTTGAACGCCCGCACGGAACGCATCACCAAAGAGACCGTCTACAACCAAATGAGGAACCTGGGGTCCTCCCTCGAGACTTTTCCCCTGGTGCTGGGCAGCCCCGTGGTCCAGAACCTGAAGACGCAGCTCGCCGACCTGCAGAAGGACCAGGCCCGTCTCTCGGAGACGCTCGGGGACAAGCACCCGGACATGATCAAAGTGCGGAACCAGATCCGGGCTACCGAGGAGAAGCTCCGCAACGAGATGCACAACGTCGTGCGGGCCGCGGAGACGGACTACCGGACGGCTGGCCAGCAGGAGGCCAACCTCCAGGCCAGCCTCGAAGTCGTGAAGCGCGAGGCTCTCGAGGTCAACCGAAAGGCGATCGAGTTCGGGGTCTTGAAGCGCGAGGTGGAGAGCAACCAGCAGCTCTACAAGGAGCTGCTCAACCGGAATAAGCAGACGGGCCTCGAGACCGAGCTCAAGACCACCAACATCCGGGTGGTGGAGAAGGCGGAGGTACCGCGGGCGCCCATCTCCCCCCAGCGGATGCGGAATTATGAGCTCGCGGTCCTCATCGGCCTCGCCCTCGGCATCGGCCTCACCGTCCTTTTCGAGCACCTCGACAACACGCTCAAGACGCCGGAGGACGTGAAGGAGCACCTGGGCCTGCCTTTCTTGGGAATGGTGCCAGACGTGGGAGCCCGGCCGACGGCCGCGGGCACCCCCCGGGCCTCGCCCCTCATCTTGAAGAACCCCCAGTCCGCGGTGGCGGAGTCCTACCGCGTCCTCCGCACGAACCTGATCTTCTCTTCCGCGGAAACCACGGGCCGGGCGCTCGTCGTGAGCAGCGCCAACCCCGGCGAGGGGAAGACAACGACGGTCGCGAACCTGGCTTCGTCCCTCGCCCTCAACGGAGCCAGGGTATTGGCCGTCGACGCCGACCTCCGGCGACCCACCATGCACCAGCATTTCGGAATCGCCAAGACGCCGGGCCTCACCGATCTGATCGTGGGGAAGTGCCAAGCCTCCCAGGCCATCCAGGCCACACGCTTCAAGGGCTTGCAGGTCTTGCCCTGCGGCTACGTGCCTCCGAACCCGGCGGAGCTTCTGGGCTCGCCTGCGATGAAGCACGTCGTGGAAGCCCTGAAGAGCCATTACGACTGGGTGCTCATTGACACCCCCCCCATCCTGGCCATGGCCGACACCCCTGTTCTCTGCCCCCTGGTGGAAGGCGTCATCCTCGTGGTGGGGGCGGAGGTGAGTGGCCGGCCCACCCTTCAGCGGGCCGTAGACCAAATCCTCAACGTCGGAGGGAAGATCACCGGGGTCGTCCTCAACAAGGTCAACCTCGAGCGTAACTCCTACTACTACGGGCAGTACTACGGAGAGTACTACCGGGCCTACTACGCGGAGGGCTCCTCCCGGCAGATGCGGGCGGCGGGCGACGAGCCCCGGCCCGGACCCCGACCCGTCCGGCGGTCGTGA
- a CDS encoding carboxypeptidase-like regulatory domain-containing protein → MRKAAAVVLAGLLSAPPVSLGSAPVLGTIQGVVTLDGRPLSGVAVAFIDLQSGNVVRATTGSNGAFETSAAAGQYAVTTESQAGLVVGRAPVRVAVVPGRVASAEIELFAQTTAMLQEPPQKPTATTTTPNIPAAQQQPPTTTAPTTGAGAAINFEPVTCFVAGEFPLLDAGIEPLSSVARARTYFKAAQGANFYYVEMTQEAGRFFGKLPRPKIEASPLTYYLQATTTEFEESQTPEIEAIVVEKKEDCGDRKIAAFGPPGEVTVFSAATGASIAPLGFAAGGAAIALGTVLLILGGAAAAGITTAVVTNPQSTPPPATPSPTAIPVAIPTPIATPTPITTFR, encoded by the coding sequence ATGCGCAAAGCCGCCGCCGTAGTTCTCGCGGGCCTCCTGAGCGCACCCCCGGTGAGCCTCGGATCGGCCCCTGTGCTGGGGACGATCCAGGGGGTGGTGACCCTGGATGGGCGACCCCTGAGCGGGGTGGCGGTGGCCTTCATCGACCTCCAATCCGGCAACGTAGTGCGGGCCACGACGGGCTCCAATGGGGCCTTCGAGACCAGCGCCGCGGCCGGGCAGTACGCGGTGACGACGGAGAGCCAGGCGGGCCTGGTCGTGGGCCGGGCGCCGGTGCGGGTCGCGGTCGTGCCGGGGCGCGTAGCTTCCGCCGAGATCGAGCTCTTCGCCCAGACGACGGCGATGCTGCAGGAGCCCCCCCAGAAGCCCACGGCGACCACGACGACGCCGAACATCCCGGCGGCGCAGCAGCAGCCTCCGACCACGACCGCCCCCACCACCGGCGCCGGTGCCGCAATCAACTTCGAGCCCGTGACCTGCTTCGTGGCGGGGGAGTTCCCCCTCCTCGACGCTGGGATCGAGCCCCTGTCGAGCGTCGCGCGGGCCCGGACCTACTTCAAGGCGGCCCAGGGAGCGAACTTCTACTACGTGGAGATGACCCAGGAGGCAGGACGCTTCTTCGGCAAGCTCCCCCGGCCCAAGATAGAGGCGAGCCCGCTCACCTACTACCTCCAGGCCACGACCACCGAGTTCGAGGAGAGCCAGACCCCCGAGATCGAGGCGATAGTGGTCGAGAAGAAAGAGGACTGCGGCGACCGCAAGATCGCCGCCTTCGGGCCTCCAGGCGAGGTCACCGTCTTCTCGGCCGCCACCGGGGCCTCCATCGCACCCCTCGGCTTCGCGGCGGGCGGGGCGGCCATCGCCCTCGGCACCGTCCTGCTCATCCTCGGCGGGGCCGCGGCGGCGGGGATCACGACCGCGGTCGTGACCAACCCCCAGTCCACGCCCCCCCCGGCAACTCCCAGCCCCACCGCGATCCCGGTGGCCATCCCTACCCCGATAGCCACGCCGACGCCGATCACTACGTTCCGTTAG